From the genome of Rana temporaria chromosome 8, aRanTem1.1, whole genome shotgun sequence:
cacaccatcagatccaaatccgccagaggatttatccgctggaaacggtccggcagaccgtttccagcggatatcctcttgtgtgtacggggcctaactctaactgagtagcctgcctgctctatctacctgcaataaatgacactctgtctctctctctgtctctctcgtctctgtaaaccaacgcaacacactacacaagactGCCagggaggcggccttatatagtgtggggcgtgtactaaaccccctaaaccataattggccaaagccaccctggctttggccaattatggctctccgttttttgcaagctgtgattggccaagcaagcgggtcatagtgcatgcttggccaatcatcagccagcaatgcactgcaatgccgcagtgaattatgggccgtgacacgccactcgaatttggcgcgaacggcccgtaacgttcgttaTTCGAGGAATGGTCGAACATACGatcttcgactcgaacacgaagctcatccccgTTCTTCACCATAACCTTGTCATCAATACATAAATACTATTGCTTAGTATGATTTGGGTGTTTTGTATCATTGATCTGGTTTGTATTTGTAGTTCTCTGTTATTATTGCACCCAATCCAATGCCAGATCTCTGGGAACGTTTTGAAAGCTACACACAGATCTATGACTTCTGAATACAAGATGTATGAGAACAGATATGACTTCTATTAAATATTGCTTTCCAGCAGACGGACGGTGTTTCTGGAATATAAATCCATCGGAGGGACATCTTATTATATCTCCAGATTGTAAGGCAGAAGATACCGACATTCCACAATATTCTCCCAAAGTCACCTCTGATTGGTTGGTTAGATCATCAGATCCTTCCAATCCTGAGGAACCTTCTGAGGAATCCCACACTATGACTTCAGATGTCCTTCCAAGTTCTCACAGTGCTGACAGATCACCAGATCCATCCAATCCCCAGACATCTTCTTCAAGCCATAAGAGGGTTCACACAGGAGAGCGTTCAttgtcatgttcagagtgcgggaaatctttcactaaaAACAAACACCTTCGTAggcaccagaaaattcacactggtgagcgtccctatccatgttcagagtgcgggaaatctttctctCGGGCATCACACCTTGTACGACACAAGCGCGTCCACACAGGTGGGCATTTATGTGCAGAGTGCGGGAAAATTTTCTCTCGCAAAGCTCAGCTTACGGAacaccagagaactcacacaggtgagcgtccttattcatgttcagagtgccggAAAAGTTTCTCTCACAAAAAAGGCCTTGTTGGACACCAGAGAatacacacaggtgagcgtccttattcgtgttcagagtgtgggaaatctttcactcaggCAGCACAGCTTGCACGACACAAGCACGTCCACACAGGTGTGCATCTtaattcatgttcagagtgtgggaaatgttttcgtGATAAAGGACAACTTATTGTACACCAGAAaaatcacacaggtgagcgtccttattcatgttcagagtgctggAAAAGTTTTTCTCACAAAAAAGGCCTTGttgaacaccagagaattcacacaggtgagcgcccTTATttgtgttcagagtgcgggaaatctttctcaTCGGCAGCACAGCTTGCACGACACAAGCACGTCCACACAGGTGTGCATCTtaattcatgttcagagtgtgggaaatgttttcgtGATAAAGGACGACTTATtgtacaccagagaattcacacaggtgagcgtccttattcatgttcagagtgcgggaaaagttttaaTGAGAAAAGACAACTTGATGTACACCAGAGaaatcacacaggtgagcgtccattTTCATGTGCAGAGTGCGGGAAAAATTACTTTCGCCAAAATGAACTTGTTGAACACcaaagaattcacacaggtgagcgcccttattcgtgttcagagtgcgggaaatctttcaccagTCAAGGAAAACTTTTgagacaccagagaattcacacaggagagcgcccttattcgtgttcagagtgcgggaaatcttacaCCACAAAAGAAGCACTTAATAAACACCAGAAACTTCACACAGGAGAGCGCCCTTATTCATTTTCAGAGTGAGGGAAACCTTTTAATGCAAAGAATGACCTTTGTAGATGTCCTAGAATTCACACTAGTCAGCGTTCTCAtttatgttcagagtgtgggaaatgtttcaatTGGAAAATAAACAACTTGTTGAACACCAGAAAAACGTCATACTACTGAGTGTCCTTTCCCTTGTTGAGAGAGTGCGGCAAATGTTTCCTTCAAAAAGAAAAACTTATTATACACCAGAGAATACACACAGGTGAACACTTATAATCATGTTcaaagtgtgggaaatgtttaatTAGGAAAGAACATCTCCTTATACAACAGAAAATTCTCAcaggtgagtgcgggaaatgcttcaCTTTTTGAATATCCAAGAATTTACACGGTGAGCGTCCTTATCCATGTTTACAGTGCGGCAAATCCTTCATTCGTAAAAGAGACCTTGttatacaccagagaattcacacggtgGAGGGtctttattcatgttcagagtgcgggaaatctttgaaTAAATGGAACTTGTGAGAAAACAGAAAAAGCCCACAGATGAGCACCCTTACTCATGTACagggtgcgggaaatgtttcattcaCAAAAAGGACCTTGTTAGACCCCAGAAAATTCATACAGGTGAATACTCTGATGATGGGACATAACAAGGGAATACATGTTACCCCCACGAGCTTCATATTCTCCTAGGGAGGGGGTCAGATAGAGACAAGGGGTGTATAATGCTCATCACAGTACATCGGgggtataataaaaatatttgagtTTTTAGGGGTGTGGTTTGACAGGTATATAGACATAAAGAATAAATGAAAGGAACGTGGTTCTCATATAAAACAGTACTGAGTAAGTCCAATATTTACACCGACAGTCCATGGAAATGGGGAAACAGCACACTTATAGAAAATTACAAAGATTATTGGTTTCATAAACACATTGAGAGGAGCCGGCAGGAGAAGCTACTGCAAAAAGATGGAAAAGTCGtctgagaatgtagtgtggatggtggaggagagctgtcggagaatgtagtgtggatggtggaggagatctgtcggagaatgtagtgtggatggaggaggagatctgtcggagaatgtagtgtggatggtgggaggatagctgtcggagaatgtagtgtggatggtggaggagatctgtcggagaatgtagtgtggatgagatctgttggagaatgtagtgtggatggtgggaggagatctgtcagagaatgtagtgtggatggtggaggagatctgtcggagaatgtagtgtggatggtggaggagagctgtcggagaatgtagtgtggatggtggaggagagctgtcggagaatgtggtgtggatggtggaggagagctgtccgagaatgtagtgtggatggtggaggagagatgtcggagaatgtagtgtggatggtggaggagagctgtcggagaatgtagtgtggatggtggaggagagctgtcggagaatgtagtgtggatggtggaggagagctgtcggagaatgtagtgtggatggtggaggagagctgtcggagaatgtagtgtggatggtgggaggagagctgtcggagaatgtagtgtggatggtggaggagagatgtcggagaatgtagtgtggatggtggaggagagctgtcggagaatgtagtgtggagggtgggaggagatctgtcggagaatgtagtgtggatggtgggaggagagctgtcggagaatgtagtgtggatggtggaggagatctgtcggagaatgtagtgtggatggtggaggagagctgtcggagaatgtagtgtggatggtggaggagatctgtcggagaatgtagtgtggatggtgggaggagagctgtcggagaatttATGAGTATACCCTTAAGTAGGCCCATGTAAAGGAGGCCATATATTTAATAAACTTAGTAATTGTAGATTTTGTGCATcaattttcagtttgtttttcattcTTTTGTTTCTTCCAGGATTAtaaattttaaaatgttgttttttcatttttttctttaactaaaataaaatcgttgtgaaaataaagaaatgggTTCATTGTATAT
Proteins encoded in this window:
- the LOC120910030 gene encoding zinc finger protein 436-like, which codes for MLVSGDQQSMEEGCPLHSQNSTREDANYTDNNQDEEVKDIKAEIKEEEEETLVTRHQQSMEEGCPLYSQDSTREDQNYTENDQNEERKDIKAEIKEEEEEMSMSGAQQSMGGGGPLYSRDSTQEGHTIPHHHQDEEVKDIKAEIKEEEEETLVTRHQQSMEEGCPLYSQDSTREDQNYTENDQNEERKDIKVEDKEEEEERLVSGDQQSMEEGEMIMESKQEESSLHKDTTDGRCFWNINPSEGHLIISPDCKAEDTDIPQYSPKVTSDWLVRSSDPSNPEEPSEESHTMTSDVLPSSHSADRSPDPSNPQTSSSSHKRVHTGERSLSCSECGKSFTKNKHLRRHQKIHTGERPYPCSECGKSFSRASHLVRHKRVHTGVHLNSCSECGKCFRDKGQLIVHQKNHTGERPYSCSECWKSFSHKKGLVEHQRIHTGERPYLCSECGKSFSSAAQLARHKHVHTGVHLNSCSECGKCFRDKGRLIVHQRIHTGERPYSCSECGKSFNEKRQLDVHQRNHTGERPFSCAECGKNYFRQNELVEHQRIHTGERPYSCSECGKSFTSQGKLLRHQRIHTGERPYSCSECGKSYTTKEALNKHQKLHTGERPYSFSE